One Anas platyrhynchos isolate ZD024472 breed Pekin duck chromosome 10, IASCAAS_PekinDuck_T2T, whole genome shotgun sequence genomic window carries:
- the LOC140003353 gene encoding uncharacterized protein → MISTEHITLMQSSEPGEKLRQTSSLECDTECSSKKLSSSAIAERCQGRKDKTKNTEKEHYQSKREHAPSEEKESQKAGPSSKRRCSQSVEVVHQKRHKQEHWEGSRCRSFPGERNSPENGRRAVKYSKYRSGSGGRSEQGSNRYYRSKGERSWSRERYYRDEARRWESCSYYNDYYSPHATGDSRERKFSHGDAAFDKWTATYYGRSHKHCHYKSGWPHGSLLRDEDGRRFSTPRADLHRCSVSQQHSGRHSRERHALPPVSAHLENCRQKNETEGNRKRKSTRAEGSESEIERKDRKIEKELLGGEKNAKISQVLEEKEV, encoded by the exons ATGATCAGCACTGAGCATATCACTCTGATGCAG tcttctgagcctggtgagaaattgcggcaaacttcctctctcgagtgtgacactgaatgtagctctaaaaagctttcctcctcagctattgcagagagatgccaaggtagaaaggacaagactaaaaacactgagaaagagcattaccaaagcaagagggaacatgctcctagtgaagagaaggagagtcaaaaagcaggtccttccagcaagaggaggtgttCTCAGAGCGTGGAAGTTGTTCATCAAAAGcgtcacaagcaggagcactgggagggaagcaggtgcagatctttccctggtgaaagaaacagccctgagaatggcagaagagcagtcaaatattcaaagtacagatctggcagcggaggaagatcagaacaaggtagcaatagatattaccgatccaaaggggaaagaagttggagcagagaaagatactatcGAGATGAAGCACGGAGGTGGGAAAGTTGTAGCTATTACAATGATTACTATTCACCTCATGCGACAggagacagtagagagagaaagttctctcacggcgatgcagcctttgacaaatggactgcaacttactacggcaggtcacataagcattgtcattacaaaagtggatggcctcacggttccctcttgagagatgaagatggacgtcgctttagcacaccccgagcagacttgcatcgttgctcggtatctcagcaacattctggaagacattctcgtgaaagacatgcgcttccacctgtgtcagctcatttggagaactgtcgccagaaaaatgaaacagaaggaaacagaaaaagaaaatctacccgtgcagaaggtagtgaaagtgaaatagaaaggaaagacagaaagatagaaaaggagcttttaggtggtgaaaaaaatgcaaa